A stretch of DNA from Chitinivibrionales bacterium:
TGCATCGCAAACCGGTAACAGTAAGCCACGCTTCACTTAGCCGGTTTCATAGTGTATTTTTAGCAGCAATCCTGTAACGAAAGAAGTTTTTTTCATGGAAAACACCGGCGTATCATCACATTCAACGGCAAAAAAGGGAACCGGGTTTGTTTATCATGACAAATATGCCCGCCATCAATTGACACAGGGCCATCCTGAATGTCCGCAGCGTCTGGAGGCTATCCGTGAAATGATGGCGTCGGAGGGGTTTGATAAAAGGGTGTGTTCCCTTTCGCCCGTTGATGATATGGCGAAGGTTCTGTCTTTTGTAAGGAAAATTCATTCGGAGGAGCATTGTGAATCGCTGAAAGAAAATCCGGAGACCTGGGAGGTTGCGATGCTCGCTGCCGGCGGAGCCATGGCCGGAGTCGATGCCGTTTTTTCGGGTCAGTGCAAAAATGTGTTCTGCGCACTCCGTCCCCCGGGACACCATGCCAACAACAACGGGCTCCATTATGACGGGCTCAATCAGGGGGAAGGGTTTTGTTTTATCAATAATATCGCCGTTGCAGCACGCTATGCTCAGGCTGCATGGGGATGTAAGGATATTCTGATAATCGACTGGGATATTCACCATGGTAACGGTACCGAATGGGCGTTTTATGAAGATCCCACGGTATTTTATTTTTCAACGCATGTTTTCTGGACCTTTCCCGGAACAGGACATCCGGGCAAAAAGGGACGGGGGGCCGGCGAAGGCTACACCCTGAACTGTCCTTTAGAACCTTACAGCGGCGATGATGAGATCCTTCAGGTGTGGGATGATACTTTTATTCCTGCCCTTAAAAAAGTGGATTTCAAAGCCGATTGCATGATGATTTCGGCAGGGTTCGATTGCAAGGAAAATGATCTTTTAGGCAACCTTGGTATCACCGATGGGGGGATTGAAGAGTTGACAAGAAGAAGTATGGTCCTTGCCGATGAGCATTGTGATGGACGGCTTGTTTCGGTATTGGAAGGCGGCTATACTCTTGACAGTCTTGCCGATGCAGTAAATACGCATATTACTACATTACTCACTAAATAAGAAGGGGTACCTATGAAATTCAGAATCACCTATTGCGGCATGTGAAATTACAAACCTCGTGCTGCCGGTCTGGCAGAGGAGCTGAAAAAGAAATTTAATGCAGAATCGGAACTTATCGAATCGAGTGGCGGCGTTTTTGAAGTCGAAATGGATAATGACCTGATATTTTCCAAGAAAAAGCTGAATCGATTTCCGGAGGAAGGTGAGATAGCAACGCTCGTTTCGCAAAACAAATGATTCACTACGAAGTACATCCGTGCAACCCCCAGCCGCGTTTTTTGAATCATGCAGCAGCATTGCTGAAAAATGAAAACGGTATTTGTGTGTATCCGACCGATACCGTATACGGCATGGGGGCCTGTGCAAGCAATATAAAGGCTGTTTTAAAGATCGCTGAGCTTCTGAAAAAAGATAAAAAGCGGATGTTTTCCTATATCTGTACCAGTTTTTCGCAGGCGAGTGTGTATGCAAAAATCAGCAATGCTAATTTCAAGCTTATGAAACGGTATCTTCCCGGTCCCTTCACGTTTATTCTTCCGGCAACAAACTATGTTCCAAAGAAGATAAGTCCCAGAAGAAAGACCGTGGGAATCAGAATTCCCGATTGCCCGATCTGTCTGGAGCTTGTTCGTTTGATTGAAGAGCCCCTGGGAAATACATCGTTGAGGTTACCGGGGCAGGAGCGGGGAGATCCGAAAGCAATAAAGCCTGCAGTCATGCACGAAGTCGATATCATGCTTGATATCGGGCCGCTTCCCGACCCGCGCGGATCAACTATTGTCGATCTGACCGGGGATGTTCCCGAGATTATCCGGATGGGGAAGGGGGAGTGGGGAGAGTGACGCGGCGATGCGACGACGCGACGACACGACGATGGGACGACACGACGAAATATGAAACTGTTTTTCAAGGAGCACCAATGTCTGAAGCATTAGACAAATTTATCGAAATAATAGCCCGCCTGCGTGGTCCCGGGGGATGTCCCTGGGACAGGGAGCAGACCCATAAGAGTATTCTCAATTGTCTTCTGGATGAGACCTATGAATTTTTTGAGGCTGCCGAGCAGGACAACGATGAGAAGATGAAAGAAGAACTGGGCGACCTTCTTCTTCAGGTGGTACTGCACGCTCAGATGGGTGCGGAGCGGGGCGCGTTTACTATCGATGATGTTGCCCGGGGGATAGCCGAAAAAATAATCCGCCGTCACCCGCACGTGTTCGGGGATACCGAGGTATCGTCATCGAAAGAAGTTACTCGTAACTGGGAAGAAATCAAGCGCACGGAGAAGGGGATGCAGGACCGGAAATATCTTGTTGACGGCGTTCCCGAGGCTTTGCCGGCCCTGTTCCGGGCAGAGAAAGTGCAGCGACGGGTCGCCCGGATCGGTTTTGACTGGACCGATATGAAACCGGTACTCGATAAGGTGGAGGAAGAATTCGGGGAATTTCGTGAAGCTCTTGCGATGGACGATCAGGAACACGCCATGGAAGAACTCGGGGATATCATGTTTGCTCTTGTCAATGTTGCCCGCCATAATAAAATCTGCGCCGAAGACGCCCTCAGGATGACTGTTAAAAAGTTCATTAACCGGTTCCGATATATCGAAGACCAGTATAAAAAACAGGGAAAAGATATACGAAAAGCCTCTCTTGAAGAAATGGATTTGTTCTGGAATGAGAGTAAGGGAAAGGTTGGGTAGGATGAGCTGCAAAGTAATACACCTGCCGAATTGGGTCAAATAATTAAGCACCGTCGCAAACAGCTAAACTCAACTCCGGCAAAAGCCGCCGGTTTATGCGGTGTCTGAGAATTATAAGAAAAACAGAGCTTATTGTTGCCCCACTAAAATTACAGATTGTTTTAGTAGATAATTCTACTCCTAAGTATATTTTTAATTGTAACAGGTAGACGCTTTTCTAATTTCCGGTTTCATGGCGCCTGTATTCAGTCATTTCTGCTCCATGCTTCTTTTTCCAGAATCAAGCCATCATTCAATATATTCACGATTATCTTCTCTGATCATTACACTGTTAGTCTTTTTAGTGTTTTTGAGCTGTTCTTCATATCATTTGAGAGCAGGAAGTAGTTGTGAAAGAGCCCGCGAACAAAAAGGGTTAAGCGCTGTGGGCCGCGGGATTTTCGCTGCTTACTATGGGAACCGGCTGGGCGCGTGTAGAAGCACAGAAGCATTATCCCACCGATGTCCTCGTTGGAGCAGCACTCGGCAATTTCTGCGCCACCTTTGCTGCCGGTATTCTCTTTCCCCACTTGCCGGCGCCGCTTGAAGGGCTCGACATGCGGGTCGCGCCCGAACGGATAGAGTTCTCGCTGGTATTTCCACTCGCTAATTAACTTTATAAAACCGCGCCTGGGCCGTCACATGAGATCCACGGCCTGATTCCTGAGTAATCGCTGCCTTAACTTTATAGAGTTCTTTGTAACGTTCGGTAATGGAACAGCGGATACCGAGTTGTTGCTGTGATTTGACCGGTTTCCGGTACCGGATATTCATCCGGCCGGTGTAGCCGACAACCCCATGGCCCATCAGGCATTTGGCCATGGCCGAATCGATCAGCGCGGCGATCATACCACCATGCATCATGCCATCGTAACCCTGAAAGCTGTTGTAACAATAAAATGTACCGAGTAAATCACCATTATCGTTAAAGGATATTTCAAAATTATCTCCAACCGTCCCTTTTTTATCGTTGAACATACATTGTTGATGATGCTCGTTTTTCAGTCTGCAATAGGTAGTATAATAGCTGTTCATCAGTATCCTTTCTCCTGATTGTTTTACAATTTCGGGCCCGGAAATGTTGCACAACGGAGAAACACGATATCTGTTATACTTCTTTCAATGCCTGCTCGATATCTTTTGTCAAAACATCGGTTTGCTCGATACCGCAGGAAAGCCTCACCGTGTTTTTATTTACTCCAAACATTTCCCGACGTTCTTCGGGCATATACAGCATTGTCGTGAGATAGGGGATACAGATAAGCGATTCGGTGGAGCCGAGACTGACCGCATTTACAATAGGTGTAACCATCGGTTTATTGCCGTAGGGGGTCAGTGGGTCGGTCATTGCCGCACTTCCTTTCCAGATGGGCGTTCGTTATGGTGTATACTGTATCGGCCCGGCTCGACTTTGGCAGGGAGGCATGGATTTTTTCCAGATACTTTCTCCTCTTGATAATCCGAAAAGACCCGGGGAAATTGATATCGAAAACCCATCCCATTTGAAGTACCTTGAAATCGCTGAGTGATCTCATTTTTTCAACCCTGCCGATTCTGCCGTGAATAACATCATCATAAATGTCGGGCGATATTTCTGCGGTGTCGGGAAGGTCGAGTTCCAGCGCCCGGCTGCGGACAGTATTGTTACCGGCATAGTAATCGGTGACAACCTTCAGGATATCGATTTTATCGGCGTCACGGATAAGTTTGACAAAGAGAAGGCGCTCTTTGTTTGTATTATCGGGGATTTGGGCTCGATTGTGGCATGAAACCGCATTCACAACCAGGTTGGCGGCCTGAAGTGGGAGTCCCTTCAATAAATCGTTTTTGCGGATCTCATCAAC
This window harbors:
- a CDS encoding histone deacetylase, encoding MENTGVSSHSTAKKGTGFVYHDKYARHQLTQGHPECPQRLEAIREMMASEGFDKRVCSLSPVDDMAKVLSFVRKIHSEEHCESLKENPETWEVAMLAAGGAMAGVDAVFSGQCKNVFCALRPPGHHANNNGLHYDGLNQGEGFCFINNIAVAARYAQAAWGCKDILIIDWDIHHGNGTEWAFYEDPTVFYFSTHVFWTFPGTGHPGKKGRGAGEGYTLNCPLEPYSGDDEILQVWDDTFIPALKKVDFKADCMMISAGFDCKENDLLGNLGITDGGIEELTRRSMVLADEHCDGRLVSVLEGGYTLDSLADAVNTHITTLLTK
- a CDS encoding SelT/SelW/SelH family protein → MAEELKKKFNAESELIESSGGVFEVEMDNDLIFSKKKLNRFPEEGEIATLVSQNK
- a CDS encoding threonylcarbamoyl-AMP synthase codes for the protein MIHYEVHPCNPQPRFLNHAAALLKNENGICVYPTDTVYGMGACASNIKAVLKIAELLKKDKKRMFSYICTSFSQASVYAKISNANFKLMKRYLPGPFTFILPATNYVPKKISPRRKTVGIRIPDCPICLELVRLIEEPLGNTSLRLPGQERGDPKAIKPAVMHEVDIMLDIGPLPDPRGSTIVDLTGDVPEIIRMGKGEWGE
- the mazG gene encoding nucleoside triphosphate pyrophosphohydrolase, whose translation is MSEALDKFIEIIARLRGPGGCPWDREQTHKSILNCLLDETYEFFEAAEQDNDEKMKEELGDLLLQVVLHAQMGAERGAFTIDDVARGIAEKIIRRHPHVFGDTEVSSSKEVTRNWEEIKRTEKGMQDRKYLVDGVPEALPALFRAEKVQRRVARIGFDWTDMKPVLDKVEEEFGEFREALAMDDQEHAMEELGDIMFALVNVARHNKICAEDALRMTVKKFINRFRYIEDQYKKQGKDIRKASLEEMDLFWNESKGKVG
- a CDS encoding cystathionine beta-lyase, producing MTDPLTPYGNKPMVTPIVNAVSLGSTESLICIPYLTTMLYMPEERREMFGVNKNTVRLSCGIEQTDVLTKDIEQALKEV
- a CDS encoding HD domain-containing protein; the encoded protein is MPRKYTAVRKNLGNCMEKECIAHAPRIKSRITKYIHTFYSRDEEMNAAVRLKEEHTKRVAKVILTLADDLGLDKKNSDLAEIIACLHDIGRFKQFARYKTFVDRASENHALLGVDEIRKNDLLKGLPLQAANLVVNAVSCHNRAQIPDNTNKERLLFVKLIRDADKIDILKVVTDYYAGNNTVRSRALELDLPDTAEISPDIYDDVIHGRIGRVEKMRSLSDFKVLQMGWVFDINFPGSFRIIKRRKYLEKIHASLPKSSRADTVYTITNAHLERKCGNDRPTDPLRQ